The Kiritimatiellales bacterium genomic sequence ACTTGAAATCACCGCATCCAGCGCCGGACAGCCTTCAGCGACGCGCCAGCCGAAAGGAAAATCACGGCATTGCGCCGGACGGGCATCGTACAGTGAGCAGCGTCCATCTTTGAGCAGAATGCAGCTGCCGTCCGCCTGATCGGTCAGGCTGAGCTGCCGGCGGTTGGACGCAAGAATCGTATACCGTTCAATAAATTCCG encodes the following:
- a CDS encoding YkgJ family cysteine cluster protein; amino-acid sequence: MEKLKYSFKCRQCGACCRWSGHVLLTDSDIARLAAAAGIPEAEFIERYTILASNRRQLSLTDQADGSCILLKDGRCSLYDARPAQCRDFPFGWRVAEGCPALDAVISSQDVLPHIKKTPKGC